The uncultured Cohaesibacter sp. genomic sequence CCAGATGCGACAAATCTACCAAAAAATATCATTGCTTCTGGCTTGTCATGAGCTGTTCCGAACGTTTCCACGTCATGCGTGCAAAGCGAGGGATGATAGCCACGGGACCTCAAGCGGTGCGTGTCTTGCGCTTCTTTCCGCCATTTTCCGCCACTTATAAGAGCATCTCTCGTCTTTTCACTATCATTCATGGCGATTGCACCTCGCGATAGAATTGAATGTTGACGAGAGGATATAACCAGAAATGTTGCGTCGTAAACCTAATTTCTATCATTTTCTATCGTAACCCACCACGAAAACGAGCAAATCATGATTATTATCCGGGCAAGTGAACTATTTTTGGTCTTTTGACACCGGTTTCAATTCGAGGACTTGACAATATTTGGAATTTTATGGCTGCATGTGAGAGTTATGGGAGAAGCTCTTTCATTCCACCGTTAATAAATACCCGGAAGCGGGATCACTGGGTCAATTGCCGACTGGAGGATTACATGACATTTTCAAGACGCGACGTTCTTAAATATTCAACCATACTGGGCGCAGCCACCCTGGTTGGAACACCGTCATTTGCCGCAGGCGCACGATGGGACATGGCCGACGAGTATGGCGCTCAGTCGCTTACGGGGCAGGCCTGCAAATTCTTTATCGATGAATTGAAGAAGAAAGTCGGCGATGCGCTGCAGATCACCTATCAGGGTGGGGGCGCACTTGGCTACAAGTCTGCCGACCATTTCGACGCCGTTGAAGATGGTGCCGTGCAGATTGCGATCACGCTCCTGACTCAGTTGGGCGGCATTGATCCTCTGTTCAACCTTACCTCTCTGCCCTTCATGGCTCGTTCGCCCGAAGAAGCGCTTCTTCTTTGGAAAACGGCAAAACCCGAATATTCGAAGATCTTTGAGGATCACGACATGAAGCTGTTGTGGGCCATGCCAAACGCGCCGTCCGGCATTCACGCCAAACTGCCGATCACATCTGTCGACGCCATCAAAGGACTGCGCATCCGCACCTATGATGTCAACGGCACCCAGACACTGGTCAACGCTGGTGCCTCGCCGCTACAGATCTCCTGGGGTGATCTCATCCCTCAGCTTTCGACCGGCGGCATCGATGCCGTGCTCACCTCCGCAGATGGCGGAATGCAGCTCTCCATCTGGGACTATGTCTCCGATTTCACCGAAATCAACTATGCCATGGGCCTGTTTGTCTGCCACGTCAACAAACCTGCCTTTGACGCCCTGCCCGAAGATGTCCAGCAAGCGATCATGGATATCTGCGATGAATGCGACACCTACAGCTGGAAGATCGTCGTGGACTCCATTGAAAAATCCTACAAGGTCCTGAGTGAAAACGGAATGACCATCACCTATGACGATGACGTCCCCAACGAAGTCTTCGACCTGCTTCAGAATGCAGGCAAGCCCGTGCGTGAAGAATGGCTTGCCCAGACCGGTGAGAAAGGCAAGACCGTTCTTGATGCCTTCGAAGCCAAGAAGTCCAGCTAATCCGGCGTCCGGTATCCGGGGCTTGCCGGGTACCGGTCCTTTTTAAGGTCACCAATCGATGTCCACGAATACTGGCTTCGACTCATCGGAAGCAGACGCGATCTCCGACGGGTCACCTTTCAAATTCCCCTCTCATCCCGATGATCCGGTCTGGCTCGCCATTCTGAGCCGCATTTCGAGCAGCCTGAACCTGTTCTGTGCGGTGATTTCGGCGATCTTTGTGTCCCTGATGACCTTACTGATCATCATCGAGATTGGTTTGCGCTTCTTCTCGCTTTCGACATTCATGGCCGACACTCTGGTCGGATACGGGGTCGCAGCAACAACCTTTCTCTCGGCTGCCTGGGCGCTTGAGCATGGTGCCATGATCCGCGTCACGGCACTCACCAATATTATGCGCTCCTTCGCTCAGCGCGTCGCAGAGCTCTTCTGCCTTGTTGCCACTGAGACCATCTTCCTCTTCCTCATCAGCTACCAATGGCACACGGTCTACAAATACTGGTCGCGCGGAACGGTCGGCCAGCATTACATCAAGATCCCGCTCTGGATACCGGAAAGCTTTTTCCTTATCGGACTGGTGCTTCTGGCCCTGCAGGTCTGTGTGAGACTGCTTCGCATTCTCGCTGTCGGACATAAATCGGAAGGATCGCTCAAGATCTGAGCATGAAAGGTTAGAACCATGTCTGTTGCGCTTTCCTCCATTCTCCTGCTGGCTCTGCTGGCCCTGTTTCTGGGGGCCGGGAACTGGATTTTTGCCGGCCTCATGCTATCGGGTGCGGGGGCCATGTGGCTCATTCTAGACTTTCCCTGGGTCCGGATCGGTGCGATCGCCACGAAAGTCATGTCCTCCTCCGCCGTGTCCTGGGAATTGGCCGCCGTGCCGATCTTTATCTGGATGGGCGATATCATCTTCAGGACGGATATATCCGAGCGCCTGTTTCGCGGACTCGCTCCCATCGTTGCCAAGATCCCCGGCGGTCTGTTGCATACCAACGTCTTCGGCTGCACCCTGTTTGCCGCGATCTCGGGCTCCTCAACTGCAACGACCGCAACGGTTGGCAAGATCACCGTGCCCGAGCTCAAGAAGCGCGATTACAGCATGTCTCTGGCAGCCGGATCCCTCGCTGGCGCAGGCAGCTTCGGCTTGCTGATCCCGCCCTCCATCGCAATGATCATCTATGGTGTGCTGGCCGAAGTTTCGATTTCGAAGCTCTTCATCGCAGGTATCGTCCCCGGAGCGATGATGGCCCTGCTTTATTCGGGCTATATCGCCATCATGTCGATCATCTTCCCGCATATGGCCCCCAAATATGAAGGCGAAATCTCTCTGCGGGTCATCCTCAAGGGGCTTTGGGAGCTGGCCCCCCTCGCAATCCTGATGTTCGTCGTCCTAGGCTCCATCTATTCAGGGCTAGCCACACCGTCCGAAGCAGCAGCAGTGGGCGTTTTCTGCGCCATCTTGATAACGATAGCCACTCGGCAGTTCAGCATCACGCTGATTGTCGAAAGCCTGATGAACACCCTGCGGATTTCTTCCATGATCTGCATGCTGATTGCAGCATCAGCCTTCCTGTCCGCTGCGATAGCCTATATGCATCTACCCACGATGATCACCGAAATGATTGCCGGCCTTGATCTCTCACCTTATGGGGTCCTGTTGATCCTGGCGGTGCTCTATATCGTGCTCGGCATGTTCCTTGACGGCACATCGATGACCGTGATGACCGTACCGATTGCCGTTCCCCTGATCGTGCAGGCTGGCTACGATCCGCTCTGGTTCGGCATCTATCTGGTCATCATGATCGAAATGAGTACGATCACGCCACCTGTCGGCCTCAACCTTTACATCTTGCAGGCGCTGACCGGGCGCAGTCTGGGCGCCACAATTCTCGCGGCGGCCCCCTTCTTCCTGCTGCTTTGTCTCGGCACGGCCCTTCTGGCCACATTCCCTCAAATAGTTCTGTGGTTGCCATCGGCGCTATAGTGACATTTCGACTGGAATTTGTTTAATCGTCCATTCCCCGTGTGTCGATTTCGGGGTAGGTTCAAGTCAGGGTTTATAGGTCTGCAAAGTAACAGTCAGTCTATCGACCCTGCCTATTCAGAAACTACTGGAGTGTATCTTGGTCGAAAGAACTGTATCTCAAGTGGAAGAACTGTTGCCTGCAGAAAGACGGGAACAACTGATTCAGTGGTTTCAGACCAATGTATCCGGCACCAATCAGGAGCTCGCACGCAAGTTCAACATCTCCGTCTCGACAGTGAGACGGGATCTGGATTCGCTGGCAGCCGAAGGTATCGTGCGCCGCACCCATGGTGGCGCAGTGCGGATCCGGTCCCGCACCAATTTCGAACCATCAACAGATCTGGCCCGGCGAACCGCTGTCGAGGAAAAGAACTCGATTGTCCGGCATACCTGCAAGATGATTGAACCCAAGCAGAGCATCATCATTGATTCCGGTGCCGTGATTGCCCATATGCTGGCAGAAGAAATCGCAGCCAATGCGATTCCCCTCACAGTCATCACCAACGATCTCTATGTCGCAACAACCCTAGCTTACAAAGAACAAATCAAACTCATCGTACCGGGAGGTACCTGTCGCTTCGGCTCCTATGGCCTGCTTGGAGAGCCCGGTCTCGAGTTTCTCGATGATATCCGCTGCGACTGCTTCTTCATGTCGGCTCAGGCGCTCGACATAGAGTGCGCATCGGAAACCTTGCTAGACGTGATGCTGATGAAGAGGGCGATGATCAAGGCGGCCGAACGCACCGTGCTGATGCTCGATAGCAGCCGCTTCTTTGACCGCGCTATCTATCGCACTGTGCCGATCGAGACCTTCGACACCATTATCACCGACGAAGGTCTGGCCGCCGAGGCGGCCGAGAAGATTCGTCTGCGTGGCGTCAATCTCGAGATCGCTCGCTTCTAAAACGCTTAGCTCAGAGAAGTGAGCCCCTCCCTTTCGAGCTTGAGCCACACTGCGCCTTACAAGGTGTAAGCCCCCATAGCAAGCTTGTCTCTCAAATTTCTAAGTAGGGGAAAATTCTCTTTCTTCTTGCCAAAAAATGTCCATTTTGCAATATTGACACCGGTCTCAATATAAAATTCCATTCAAAACACCCCATTACGCATTCAAGGAACTCAGGATGAACGATCAAGTGAAGGCCTACGGTCTGGACGAAGCCATCGAGGCTGTCGCGACCCATGGTTCCATTTCGGAAATATATTTTGTTGCTTGCGGTGGGTCCTATGCGCTCCTGCAGGAAGGGCAATATGTGGTGGACCGTGAGGCGAAATCCATCGCCTCTTACGCCTACAGCTCAGCCGAATTCATCTCCCGCGCACCGGTGCGCCTTGGCAAGAATTCACTGGTCATCACCTGTTCGCATTCCGGTAACACCCCCGAAACGGTTGCAGCAACCGAGTATGCCCGCAAGGCCGGAGCGCTGACCATCTCCCTGACCAATCTGGCCGACTCTCCGCTGGACAAAGCCACGGAAAACACAGTTTTCTACGAGTGGGATCCGCTGTCTGTCACCACAAAGCACAATTCGGTGATGCTGCTCCTGTTGGTGCTTGGTATCCTCAACAAGTTGGAAGGCAACAGCAAATTTGATTTGGCGAACAAGGCCATTCCAGCACTGCACGATATCGGTGAAGGCCTGAAGGAAAAATATGCCGCTGCGGCCGCTGAATTTGGCGAGTCTCACAAGCGCGAACCGATCATCTACACGATGGCATCCGGCGCGAACCATTCAACCGCCTATGCCTTCGCTATCTGTCTGCTGCAGGAAATGCAATGGGTGCATTCCGCCTGCATCCATTCTGGCGAGTATTTCCACGGGCCGTTCGAGATCACCGATTTCGATACCCCGATCATCATCCTCAAGGGCCTCGGCAATGCCCGCAAGATGGACGAGCGCGCTCTGGCATTTGCACAGAAATACTCCAAACGCCTTTCTGTTCTCGATGCTACCGACTTCGGTCTGGAAGCCGTGGCTGGCGAGGTTGCGGAATATCTCACGCCGATCATGTTCAATCTGGTCCTTCGGCTCTATGCCGTTGAACTGGGGGACAAGCGCGGCCATCCGCTGACAGTTCGCCGTTACATGTGGCGCATGGAATACTGATCAAATCCGGATCGGAGGCTCTTTCTATTGTCTCCGATCCGCGCTCACTTTATTGAACAGTCAAAAATCAATAATCCGAACGCACGAATGCTACGGCCTCGTTTCCAACAAGGAAGCGATTTCCCGAAATTCCTGCAAGAAGACAAAAATAGAAAGTCCTAGAAATGGCTCGCTCCAACAACAAGGCCTCCCTGCTCGGTATTGGCGACAATGTGGTTGATTTCTACAAAGACCGGAATGAATTCTTCCCGGGCGGAAACGCGCTCAACGTCGCGGTTCTAGCCAAACGCTTTGGCCTCGAGAAAGCCGGCTATATCGGACTTGTCGGCAATGATGAAGAAGGCATGCATGTGGTCAGAAGCCTTGAGGCCGAGGGTCTCTGGATCGATCGCATTCGGCAAGCTTGTGGCGAGAATGGCAAGGCCGTCGTCCATCTCGACGAAAAGGGAGACCGCGTCTTTCTGGGGTCCAACAAGGGTGGCATCCAGCGCCAACTGACCCTGAAAATGGAAGAGGTCGACCTTCAGGCCGTAGAAGATTATGGCTGCGTCCACACATCCATCTACAGCTATCTGGAAAATGAACTGCCCGTGATAAGGGAACGAGCGAATGCAGTGGCGTTCGATTTCTCCTCCCATCTGGAACTGGACTATGTGAAACGTGTGGCCCCCTATATCACCATGGCTTTCTTTTCCGGCTCCACGCTCAAAGAAAGCGAAGTTGATGACCTGATCGCGACTATCGCCGACCTGGGCGTTGACACCATCGGTGTTACACGTGGCTCCGACGGGGCCTATTGGCAGGTTGGCGGCAAACGTTATCGCCAAGGCATCAAGCCGGTTGAAGTTGTGGATACGCTCGGCGCGGGGGATTCCTTCATTGCCGCCTATCTGAGTGGCATCCTTCTGGGCCATTCTGTCGAGCAATCTCTGGATGATGCCGCGACTTTCGCAGCCGACACCTGCACCCGGTTCGGTGCTTTCGGTCATCCCTACAAGGTTTCCCAAAGTTAAGCCTGCAAGACGGAAGGACTGCTTCATCGAAGCGGGACCCAGCACAAATTGAAAAAGGGCGAGATATGATCTCGCCCTTTTGTCATTTCGCAGTCTCGACCGACTGTCTGTCGATCATCTTCATCTTCATCACATGCCGCAATGGCGGCTCGGTTACGCCTTCAATCCGTTTGATGAGTTGTTCAGCACACCAGCGCCCCATCTCCGCGACAGGTTGGTCAATCACCGTGATTGTCGGGTTCGTGACTTCCGTCCAGTCGGCATTGTGAAACGCGATCAACGACAGCTCAGACGGCATATCGATGTTGCGCTGCTTTGCCTGTTTGAAGATCTTCAGCGCCACATGGCTATCCGATGCAAGTATCGCAGTCGGACGCGTCGTCAGATCGAGCGCCTTGCTGATTGAGGCACTGAGCCCACGTTCGGGATCGGCATTGAGCACAATAATGCTGTCCTCTTGCGGAATGCCGCCAGCGCGGCAGGCTGACAGGAACCCTTCAATGCGGCGCCCAACCGACGAAGTTGGAATCAGCAATTCACCATTTTCATCAATCCCGCTTTCGATCGTTTCGGTCACAAACGCCAACCGCCGGTGGCCAGCCTTGATAAATTGCTCTGTGGCCTTCAAGGCAGATTCGTAATCGTCACTGACGACCGTATCGACTTCCAGACTGGGAACCTCACGGTCGAATAGAACCATCGCGCAATTCAGAGTTTTGAGATTCTCAAGATGGGCTGTCTCATAACGGCTGGCCGGAGCAACGATCAAACCATCGACCTGCTTGCCCACCAGAACGTTCACAGCCTCGCGTTCCACATCGAAATTTTCATCCGAGTTGGTCAAAATCACATTGAAGCCACTTGCATTGGCAACATCGGTGATACTTCTCACAGCAATACCAAAGAATGAGTTTTCGATATCACCCACCACCACACCGATCGTTTTCGATTTTCCGGTGGTCATTGAGCGGGCCAGCTCATTCGCCCTATATTTCAAGGCCTTGGCAGAAGCCTGCACTCGCTCACGTACATTTTCGCTTGTCACGCCATAGCCCCCGAGCACACGGGCCGCGGTCGACTTGGAAACGTTCGCATGCCGAGCGACGTCGGCCACAGTAACGGAAGGAGACTGAAGTTTCTTTTTTTCCATAATTTAAATGCCTACAGATGAGTTGACGCTCAGTCAAGTTCATTATAGTCTTGAATTGAGACCGGTCTCACAAATAAGAGCCGGCCTAATAAAAACCAAAATCACCCACTTCCGACTTTGTTGGTTCAAATACCCAATAAGCCAGATTGCCAGCAGAGTCCCCATGGAGAACAGCATGAAGCTTACCAATCTTTTCGGCAAATTCACCCGCCGTTCCTACTTGGCAATAATGTCAGGACTAGTTGTATCTTGTCTCGTTGCTCCCGCCAACGCAGCAGATGACAATCCCTATGGTCTTCTGGATCCAGACTCCATCATGGTTGGCACCATGTCCGATGCAAAGCCTTACGCATTTGTGACGGCAGATGGCACTTTTTCCGGTTTTGACGTGGAGTTCTTCCAGAACATTGCCAAACGCCTTGGCTTCAAAAAAGATCAGGTCACCTTCGTTGGGCAGGATTTCGCCGCTCTCATTCCTTCTGTCGCCAATGGCCGCTTTGATGTAGCCGTCGGCGCGATCGGCACCACCGCAAAACGTCAGAAAGTAGCAGACTTTACGGACGGCTATTTGGCAGGCTTCCTGTCGGTGCTCAGTTCCGATGAATCTCTAACCACCATCGAAAGCTTGGATGGAAAACGCCTCGGTATCGTACAGGGAACTCTGCAGGATGACTATGCTCAAAAACATTTCCCCAAAGCCCAACTGGTTCGTTTTCCTGACAACAATAGCGCCGTTGCTGCCCTAAACAATGGTATGGTCGACGCTCACTTCCTTGACTTCGAAGCAGCCAAACAGTTCGGTGAAAACTATCCGGGCCTGAAGGTCATGCAGAATTTCGCATCCTTCGATGCACCCGCAGGTTTCGTTGTGCGTAAAGGAAACAGCAAGCTGCTTAACGCGCTGAATGAAAAGATTCACGAAGCCATGCAGGACGGCACCTGGAAAGAGCTGCACAGCAAGTGGTTCCCGGGCAGCCCGATGCCTAAACAGTATCTCCCGCAGAACTGATATCGCGTTTCGCCGCAAAACCGGCAATTCAAGAAGCATGGGGGCGGAACATCCCGCCCCCAAAGGAAAAAATTAGAAAAAGTTCGAGGTGTTTTAGCGTGCCTACTACCTTCCCACACCCGAAGGACACGCCGTATCTCCATCGACCAAACAGGGCTTTCTCGCCAGACGGTAACAAACAGGACAACAGCAGATGGAGTGGTTAGAAACCCTAAGACGTAGCTTTCTCGATTTCGACGCTATGGCTTCTGTTCTGCCCAGTATGTTTTACATCGGGCTCAAGAACACAATAATTCTCGCAGCATTTTCAACATTCTTCGGCGTTCTTATCGGCATTGTGCTGGCGGTCATGGGCATCTCCCGGTCCCCATGGCTGAAGCTTCCAGCGCGTATCTATACCGATATTTTCCGTGGTCTCCCCGCAACCGTAACCATTCTGTTGATCGGGCAGGGCTTTGCCCGCATCGGTCGCGAGCTATTCGGTCCTTCCCCCTTTCCTTTGGGGATTGCCGCACTCAGCCTGATTGCAGGCGCTTATATTGGTGAAATCTTTCGCTCAGGCATCCAGAGTGTTGACAAGGGCCAGATGGAGGCCAGCCGTGCTCTTTCCATGAGCTACGGTCAGGGGATGCGCCTTATCGTCATCCCGCAGGGTATCCGCCGTATTCTCCCCGCCCTCGTCAACCAATTCATCGGCAACGTCAAGGACTCAAGCCTTGTCTACTTTCTTGGCTTGCTTACCTACCAACGCGATCTATTCCGCGTTGGTCAGGATCAGGCTGTGGTCACAGGCAATCTCTCGCCGCTGCTCCTGGCTGGTGTCTTCTATTTGATGATCACGGTGCCACTCACCCATCTGGTCAACTATATCGACCACAGGCTCCGAACCGGTAAAGTCACCAGGTCAGGCCCGGTCTCAGGGCTCGAGGAAGTAACCGAACAGGCCTCAGTTTCAAATGTTCAAGCGGTCGAGAAACCTGCCTTCAAGGGCGGCAGCTTGAAAATTTCGAACCTGACAATGGCCTATGGTGATATCGACGTGCTGAAGGATATCTCGCTCGAGGTTCCCGCAGGCTCCGTGACATGCGTCATCGGGCCATCCGGCTCGGGCAAATCCACCCTTCTGCGCGGCCTGAACCGTCTGGTCGAGCCCAAATCCGGCGCGGTCACTCTGGATGGCAGCAATGTGCTGACCATGCAGCCAGAGAAGCTGCGCCGCCGCATCGGCATGGTCTTCCAGCATTTCAACCTGTTCCCCGACCATACGGCACTGCAGAATGTCAGTCTGGCGTTGAATAAGGTCAAAAAGATGCCGATTGCCGAGGCTCGGAAACTTGCCGAGGAACGCCTCTCTGAAGTGGGGCTCGCCTCACGCATGAACCACCGGCCCGCCAACCTGTCCGGCGGCCAGCAGCAGCGTGTTGCCATCGCCCGGACACTGGCCATGGAACCGGAAGTCATCCTCTTTGACGAGGTGA encodes the following:
- a CDS encoding PfkB family carbohydrate kinase; amino-acid sequence: MARSNNKASLLGIGDNVVDFYKDRNEFFPGGNALNVAVLAKRFGLEKAGYIGLVGNDEEGMHVVRSLEAEGLWIDRIRQACGENGKAVVHLDEKGDRVFLGSNKGGIQRQLTLKMEEVDLQAVEDYGCVHTSIYSYLENELPVIRERANAVAFDFSSHLELDYVKRVAPYITMAFFSGSTLKESEVDDLIATIADLGVDTIGVTRGSDGAYWQVGGKRYRQGIKPVEVVDTLGAGDSFIAAYLSGILLGHSVEQSLDDAATFAADTCTRFGAFGHPYKVSQS
- a CDS encoding TRAP transporter small permease; protein product: MSTNTGFDSSEADAISDGSPFKFPSHPDDPVWLAILSRISSSLNLFCAVISAIFVSLMTLLIIIEIGLRFFSLSTFMADTLVGYGVAATTFLSAAWALEHGAMIRVTALTNIMRSFAQRVAELFCLVATETIFLFLISYQWHTVYKYWSRGTVGQHYIKIPLWIPESFFLIGLVLLALQVCVRLLRILAVGHKSEGSLKI
- a CDS encoding LacI family DNA-binding transcriptional regulator: MEKKKLQSPSVTVADVARHANVSKSTAARVLGGYGVTSENVRERVQASAKALKYRANELARSMTTGKSKTIGVVVGDIENSFFGIAVRSITDVANASGFNVILTNSDENFDVEREAVNVLVGKQVDGLIVAPASRYETAHLENLKTLNCAMVLFDREVPSLEVDTVVSDDYESALKATEQFIKAGHRRLAFVTETIESGIDENGELLIPTSSVGRRIEGFLSACRAGGIPQEDSIIVLNADPERGLSASISKALDLTTRPTAILASDSHVALKIFKQAKQRNIDMPSELSLIAFHNADWTEVTNPTITVIDQPVAEMGRWCAEQLIKRIEGVTEPPLRHVMKMKMIDRQSVETAK
- a CDS encoding DeoR/GlpR family DNA-binding transcription regulator, whose amino-acid sequence is MVERTVSQVEELLPAERREQLIQWFQTNVSGTNQELARKFNISVSTVRRDLDSLAAEGIVRRTHGGAVRIRSRTNFEPSTDLARRTAVEEKNSIVRHTCKMIEPKQSIIIDSGAVIAHMLAEEIAANAIPLTVITNDLYVATTLAYKEQIKLIVPGGTCRFGSYGLLGEPGLEFLDDIRCDCFFMSAQALDIECASETLLDVMLMKRAMIKAAERTVLMLDSSRFFDRAIYRTVPIETFDTIITDEGLAAEAAEKIRLRGVNLEIARF
- a CDS encoding TRAP transporter large permease subunit, which encodes MSVALSSILLLALLALFLGAGNWIFAGLMLSGAGAMWLILDFPWVRIGAIATKVMSSSAVSWELAAVPIFIWMGDIIFRTDISERLFRGLAPIVAKIPGGLLHTNVFGCTLFAAISGSSTATTATVGKITVPELKKRDYSMSLAAGSLAGAGSFGLLIPPSIAMIIYGVLAEVSISKLFIAGIVPGAMMALLYSGYIAIMSIIFPHMAPKYEGEISLRVILKGLWELAPLAILMFVVLGSIYSGLATPSEAAAVGVFCAILITIATRQFSITLIVESLMNTLRISSMICMLIAASAFLSAAIAYMHLPTMITEMIAGLDLSPYGVLLILAVLYIVLGMFLDGTSMTVMTVPIAVPLIVQAGYDPLWFGIYLVIMIEMSTITPPVGLNLYILQALTGRSLGATILAAAPFFLLLCLGTALLATFPQIVLWLPSAL
- a CDS encoding ABC transporter substrate-binding protein codes for the protein MSGLVVSCLVAPANAADDNPYGLLDPDSIMVGTMSDAKPYAFVTADGTFSGFDVEFFQNIAKRLGFKKDQVTFVGQDFAALIPSVANGRFDVAVGAIGTTAKRQKVADFTDGYLAGFLSVLSSDESLTTIESLDGKRLGIVQGTLQDDYAQKHFPKAQLVRFPDNNSAVAALNNGMVDAHFLDFEAAKQFGENYPGLKVMQNFASFDAPAGFVVRKGNSKLLNALNEKIHEAMQDGTWKELHSKWFPGSPMPKQYLPQN
- a CDS encoding SIS domain-containing protein, producing MNDQVKAYGLDEAIEAVATHGSISEIYFVACGGSYALLQEGQYVVDREAKSIASYAYSSAEFISRAPVRLGKNSLVITCSHSGNTPETVAATEYARKAGALTISLTNLADSPLDKATENTVFYEWDPLSVTTKHNSVMLLLLVLGILNKLEGNSKFDLANKAIPALHDIGEGLKEKYAAAAAEFGESHKREPIIYTMASGANHSTAYAFAICLLQEMQWVHSACIHSGEYFHGPFEITDFDTPIIILKGLGNARKMDERALAFAQKYSKRLSVLDATDFGLEAVAGEVAEYLTPIMFNLVLRLYAVELGDKRGHPLTVRRYMWRMEY
- a CDS encoding TRAP transporter substrate-binding protein, producing the protein MTFSRRDVLKYSTILGAATLVGTPSFAAGARWDMADEYGAQSLTGQACKFFIDELKKKVGDALQITYQGGGALGYKSADHFDAVEDGAVQIAITLLTQLGGIDPLFNLTSLPFMARSPEEALLLWKTAKPEYSKIFEDHDMKLLWAMPNAPSGIHAKLPITSVDAIKGLRIRTYDVNGTQTLVNAGASPLQISWGDLIPQLSTGGIDAVLTSADGGMQLSIWDYVSDFTEINYAMGLFVCHVNKPAFDALPEDVQQAIMDICDECDTYSWKIVVDSIEKSYKVLSENGMTITYDDDVPNEVFDLLQNAGKPVREEWLAQTGEKGKTVLDAFEAKKSS
- a CDS encoding amino acid ABC transporter permease/ATP-binding protein — its product is MEWLETLRRSFLDFDAMASVLPSMFYIGLKNTIILAAFSTFFGVLIGIVLAVMGISRSPWLKLPARIYTDIFRGLPATVTILLIGQGFARIGRELFGPSPFPLGIAALSLIAGAYIGEIFRSGIQSVDKGQMEASRALSMSYGQGMRLIVIPQGIRRILPALVNQFIGNVKDSSLVYFLGLLTYQRDLFRVGQDQAVVTGNLSPLLLAGVFYLMITVPLTHLVNYIDHRLRTGKVTRSGPVSGLEEVTEQASVSNVQAVEKPAFKGGSLKISNLTMAYGDIDVLKDISLEVPAGSVTCVIGPSGSGKSTLLRGLNRLVEPKSGAVTLDGSNVLTMQPEKLRRRIGMVFQHFNLFPDHTALQNVSLALNKVKKMPIAEARKLAEERLSEVGLASRMNHRPANLSGGQQQRVAIARTLAMEPEVILFDEVTSALDPELVKGVLELMTDLGKRGMTMLVVTHEMGFARKVADQVVFMDEGRIVEVGSPEQIFDHPKNDRLQHFLNEVL